A stretch of Acropora muricata isolate sample 2 chromosome 7, ASM3666990v1, whole genome shotgun sequence DNA encodes these proteins:
- the LOC136921815 gene encoding uncharacterized protein, with translation MLDQPAFESAHLRDALGNLKAIFPAKSELYLAEKLQCSNGDLQQAVLSILPEQGEGLRQDGLKRKKMSQGSVKVVSVMVLVMVLQGPLVARIAPPRPTVDGKCPRRNLVLEPVPDSDEEEEEDEEETCESCARLKRRVRDLENQIKQFQGQGSDPLRPGKINPVVAERFKMVELTPGSQVYIFQNLVQQAVAKSSFKSAASFLLNCFYSNDELLGMNLTGANGKPHPDKDIIESTIGFVMKEKANSCPSASAIKIALRNKLSAMESRKAKRERST, from the exons ATGTTAGACCAGCCTGCTTTTGAATCAG CTCATTTGAGAGATGCCCTAGGGAACCTCAAGGCAATTTTTCCAGCAAAGAGTGAACTTTATTTGGCTGAGAAACTGCAGTGTTCAAATGGTGATTTACAACAGGCTGTTCTGTCCATTCTTCCTGAGCAAG GTGAAGGTCTGAGGCAGGATGggctcaaaaggaaaaaaatgtcacaGGGGAG TGTCAAAGTTGTGTCTGTGATGGTGCTTGTGATGGTGCTGCAGGGGCCTCTCGTTGCTCG CATTGCACCACCAAGACCCACAGTGGATGGAAAATGCCCCAGGAGAAATTTAGTTCTTGAACCAGTGCCAGACagtgacgaagaagaagaagaagatgaagaagaaacaTGCGAGTCTTGTGCAAGATTGAAAAGAAGAGTTAGGGACTTGGAGaatcaaattaaacaattcCAAGGTCAAG GTTCTGATCCTCTAAGACCAGGGAAAATCAACCCTGTTGTGGCAGAAAGATTTAAG ATGGTGGAGTTGACCCCTGGTTCTCAAGTCTACATCTTTCAGAATCTAGTCCAGCAAGCAGTTGCCAAGTCATCATTTAAATCAGCAGCATCCTTCTTGCTGAACTGTTTTTATTCAAATGATGAGTTACTGGGAATGAACTTGACTGGAGCTAACGGGAAGCCACATCCTGACAAGGACATTATTGAAAGTACTATAG GCTTTGTAATGAAAGAAAAGGCCAACAGTTGCCCATCAGCATCAGCAATAAAGATTGCTTTGAGGAACAAGCTGAGTGCAATGGAATCACGCAAAGCCAAAAGGGAGCGATCCACATGA